Within Vicia villosa cultivar HV-30 ecotype Madison, WI linkage group LG1, Vvil1.0, whole genome shotgun sequence, the genomic segment tttaaaaTGTGAGGACTAAAATTGTATCAACGATAATAGGGGAAGGAAAGTGAATTTAAACATTTTCTTTTCATTGTTCAAAGCTAAGAATCAATAACACATTGAGAAATCATCAAGACACTAACTCAGTATCCTTAAAATGATAGATTCATTCTTGGCAgcaagatggatcagaaatctaaTTTTAGTACAAAAAGTAATAAATGTGTTTGAATCGTCAAGTATATCAGGAAAAATATTCAGTTTCCTCAGTTGCTGTGTACATgttattaaaatgaaatgtgaGATCCCTATTCTTCCACCCCGAGTGCCTTCACCACTAACAGCCTCCACAAAAGAAAATGCCCCTTTCTGAAAAATGTATCTGCAATTATGGTACTTTCTTAAACAAACAACTCTACCCTGTCCCAGTTTGAACATATATCATCCACGAACTCGGTGGGGTAACCAATAGATAAAACTTCCTCAATTCAGCCAATGCTGTGAAATGCTGTGCTTCTCATGTGGAGGGCCACATGATGGTCCGGACTCCAGATCAAATTAATGTAGGATAAATAATAAGAAAGCAAAAGGTTCGATAATGCTTCTTCCCCATATAACTTTAACTGATGAAAATATATTAGTTCAGCTTCACCAATAATCACCACAAGAACAAATCCCATCTTTGAAATGGTGGAATCTGTTAGCATCCCTAACTACAATCAATCTTTCTGTGATCTTTGATATAAACTTCGTTGCAGTGTGGCAATCTAAACAAACCCGAAGATTCTTGATGATCCTGATCTCGGTACCAGGTTCGGTGGTAATAAGGCCAAAAGCTATGGCTAACTTCTCACTATGAACATTAAAGGCAAGCTCTTTTTCCTCCTCTTCCACATCATGCAAAGCAGGGGCTGTTTCTGACTTATACCCCATCTCTCTCATCTTGCTCGTTAACTTCTCCAGCTTTGCATAAATATCTGTTGTATGAGAATGAGAACGGTCACCCGATACAAAGACATGGGGGGTCCCATTAACCTCAATTAGAGTGCACCCTGGACTCTTTGCCAGTTTTCTTTTCTTAACAACTTGTCTTATTGAAGCAGCCTTTGGGAAGTTTCTCTCCACAGAGTATATGTTAGAAAGTAAGACATAGTATCCTACGCTCCCTGGATCGAGTTCAAATAGCCTTTCTGAAGCCAAGCGAGCTATGTTCATGTCTTTGTGAATCATGCAAGCACCAAGCAATGTACCCCAGACAGCAGGGCCTGGTTCAACTGGCATTTCCTTTATAAAACCCAAAGCCTTTTCTAACTGTCCAGATCGTCCCAGAATGTCCACCATGCATGCATAGTGCTCGGTTAAGGGCTCAATCCTGTATTTATCGACCATAGTATGAAAAACTTCCTCTCCTTCTCCTACTAAGCCAGCATGACTGCAAGCATACAATACTGAAAGAAAAGTAACAGCAGATGGATTAAACTCCAAATGCAACATCTCATTGAAAAGTTTAAGTGCTTCGTGCCCATATCCATGGAGCCCATAACCAAAAATAATAGTATTCCAAGTAACAGTATTTTTTTCACTCATCGAGTCAAATAATTGCCGAGCTTCCGAAATGTTACCACACTTGGCGTACATGTCAATTAGAGCCGTTGAGACATATATGTTTGGCTCAAGATTTTTGCTTTTAATTAACTGATGAACCCATTTTCCAAAACTTAGAGATCCTAGTTGAGCACAAGCTGAAAGGATAGTTGTGATGGTGACTGCATTTGGAGTGAATTCAGTCTTCATCATTTCCTGAAAAAGAGAGATAGCCGTCTCTGTCAAACCATTCTGCGTGTAACCCGAAATCATAGCATTCCAAGCAACTACGGTTTTCTCCGCGGATTCATCAAACAGCCGACGAGCCAAATCTATTTCATTGAGTTTGTTGTATATAGCAGTGAATGCAGTCGAAACAGTCGGGTTCAAAATAATACCGGATTTCACACAAAAACCATGAATAGAGCAAGCCAAATGCAGATGACCAAACGGAGAATGCAGTGGAATCAACCCAACTATTGTGCTCGAACTAACTTTCTCACCAGAAACAAGAAGCTCTTTAAAAAGCTTCACAGAACATTCAGTCTCTCCATTGGAAGTAAACCCAGAAATCATGGCATTATAAGCAATCAAATCCCGCTTACCAATCATCCCAAATAACAACCTCGCCGTACTCACATCCCCGCATTTAGAATACAACGACATCAAACCAGTCAAAACATAATCATAAAATTGAAACCCATATTTCAAAGCCAAACATTGAATCCCCATCCCAACTCTCATCTCTTGCAACTCAGCCGCAGCAGGAAGCACAGCACACACAGTCGACGAATCCATCTTCATACCTTGCGTAACCATTTCTTTAAATACCTGAATAGAATCCTCAAAACAACAATTTTTAACCAACCCATTAATCATAGTGTTCCACAAAACCGTATCCCTCTCAGGCATTCCATCAAACACCTTCCTCGCAAACCCAACTCTCGAAAACTTGCAATACAAGTCAACAAGAGCAGACCCAACAAACACATTACCACAATACCCATCAATAACAGAATGAGCATGCAACAACATCAAGTGATTCTCGTTATCACACGCGGCAACCGCGAATGCGTAGGTGAAGTTATCAGGATTGAGATCAGTGTTGCGGCGCAAATGGGTGTAGAGAGAAATGGAAGAAGATGGGGAGTCATTGAGGGAGAAGCCACGGACGAGGACGTTGAAGAGGAAGATGTCGGGTTTGGGAACGGTGAAGAAGAGGGCGCGTGCATGGCGCGTGTGGCCGAAGTGGAAGAGTTTTTGGGTGAGTTTGGTGATGGTGGAGATGTCGAAACGGTAGCCATTGAGAATGAGTTGAGCGTGGGTTTGAGCGAGGTGAGGGAAAGTGGAAGCTTTGTTGATGAGAGAGATTAGTGTGTCGCGGCTAAGTTTGCCACTGCTACTGCTGAGGATCATTGAATCAAAGTTTGAATTTCAGTTCAAGTTTTTAAAACGGTTGAGAAATGTAGTTTTAATGATATCTGTAATTTAACACACAAATTCTTAGTTTCTTCTTAGACAAACATAAAACaacataacataaacataaagatagaaaaggttttttttttttcttagcaaaaacaaaaagatttttttattttttattatgtaaCTCCATTATGTGAAATCATTTATAATCCGACTATGTAATTcatcatttttattaaaataatatgtaatattttagttatttatatgTTTGGTTGATTTTGGAAaagtattaaattaaatttagtaggaTATATTCTATgtatttaccaaaaaaaaaagtactttattatattatgatttttttttataatatatgaataattaaatgatttaatttgagtgTTTATCAAAAGAATGTTCTTTAATAATTATGTAATGGGGTAATTTTGTTATGTCTAAGAAAAGGTAATCAAAAGAGAAGTAAGACAAGTTAAAAATATTGGTGCTAATCGAACAAAAACCCTTTCCACCCGTAGTAGCACCTCTGGCCGCCCAGTATTCACAATAACTTCTTCATATTAGATTTGGATCAATTTGTCTATCACCCTCTTATTAAAAAGTATGGAGTGACATGTCCTTACTCACTAACATGATAGAAAAGTCGGTCAATAAGGGAGATTATGTTCTCCGTGATTATAAGAGAAAAATGGCTCCCATATATCCCCAGTGAAGAGGGATAATAAAAGGTCTATATAAATATCCCAGCTTTATGGTTGAGAATGAGATCTAATAATTCACCCATAAATACACATGCCTAGAGCTTCTCAACACTCTGTGTGAGCTAGTTCTAAACACCATTGACAACcctaaacatcatatacaatcATATAATTATAGGGCTACTCACATTGTATTTTTTTGTGAGCACAATTGGCGTTTACCATGAGACTCGATAAAACTAACCTGAGACACACTTATTACCATTTTCCAAACACCTCATTCACCTTCTCAGTAGGATGGAAGAACATTTCGCAGATGTTGTCATCAACACTATCACAAAAGAAATTATCGATGGTGGAGAATCCAACTCTTCCCACCGAAAGTAGGCCATGCAAGTTTTGACCACGAGCATCATACCTGTCAACCCTGAGGCTAGTTTGGAGAAGGAGTCATGGTCCAAAATCACCTTCTTCGGCAAGGATGCCGTTGGCATCCTCCCTCGTAATAACAATCCAATGGTCATCACAATGCAGTAAAATAATTGGGATGTAAAGCGAGTGTTGATCGACCTCATAAGCTCATTAGACATTCTATTTTGGGACGCTTTTGAGAAACTTCGTTTGATCCAAATGACATCCAGGACTTTCAATGTTCCCTGGTTGGTCTCTCTGGCGAGCATATATAGGGGAAAGGCCACATAATACTCAAGAAAATGTTTAGGATGGATGCAAGCGTGAAGCCAATCAAAGTTAAGTGCCTCGTAGTGGACGTCTTATTGTCATACAACATCATAGTGGGGCGCTCTGCCATTAGCCTACTGGGGGCGTCTTATCCATTATGTAGTTAAGTATGAAGTATACTCTATCCAACGGGCGAGCTGTAGTGGTATAATGGGATTAAGATATCGCTTGGGAATGTTATCAAAGTAGTCTTAAAATAAGAAGATAAGAGATATCAACTTCATAACTGAGATTAATTATCCGTTCCAGTTGGCTAACATGGGTTTGGTCCGAAAGTCATCAAACAAGTGGTGCATGTGCGTCGACTTCACTGACCTGAATGATATCCATACACTACTCAATATTGATTGGCTGATTTATGGGTCCTCCGATTACAAAACCTTAAGTTTTATGGATGTTTATTCTGGCTACAATCACATAAAGATGGATCCTATGGAAGCGCCCAAAACTATGTTTCATGTCAAACCATGGGAATTATTACTACAATGACATGCCTTTTGGGATGAAGAATGCAGAATCCACCTACCAAATATTAATGGATGCAATGTTCTCAAAACATGTATGACTAAAATTAGAGGTCTACAACGATGATATGATTGTGAAGACTTCGGAGGGGGAGCTATTGGGAAAAATTAGAAGACATATTGGAGTTAGCCAGGAGGTATAACATGCTTCTAAACCCCGGTAAGTGGGTAAATTCCTAGGATTTATGTTGACCATGATCGGGATAGAAGCGAACCCAGACAAGTGTCAAGCTATCATCAACATGAGAAACCCCTACAGTACTAAATATGATCAACAACTAACATAGTGCTTAACCTTCCTAATCCATTTTATTTCATGTGCACATGGcaatgtatttaatttattttccacATTGAAGAAAGAGGATAAATTATAATGGAAGAGTCAATGCGAGTAAGCGTTCACCAATCTAAAGGTATTCTTGGAAACGCTACCCATGTTGACACGTCCAAAGGTTGGCGCACCGCTCTATCTATTTTTTTTGTTACTGATCAAGCGATGAGTTTTGTGGTCGTCTAGGATAAAAACAAATTTAAGCATCCCCTCTATTTCGTGAGCGAAGTGTTAAAAGGCGATGAGGACAAATATCATAAGATCGAAAGATTAGCTTTGGTGGTCGTGATAACTGCAAAAAAGCTCAATCCGTACTTCCAATTACAATGTGTCATGGTAAAAGCCAATTACCCTATTCTCCAGGTTCTGAAGAAGCCAAATCTCGCAGGAAAGATGGTGTCTTGGTCAATAGAGTTGTCTGAGTACGTTATCCAATATGCACCCAAGGGAAGCATCAAAGCGCAAATGTCGGCTGACTTCCTAGTAGATTTAGTTCGCCAACAAGCAA encodes:
- the LOC131627704 gene encoding pentatricopeptide repeat-containing protein At4g30700; its protein translation is MILSSSSGKLSRDTLISLINKASTFPHLAQTHAQLILNGYRFDISTITKLTQKLFHFGHTRHARALFFTVPKPDIFLFNVLVRGFSLNDSPSSSISLYTHLRRNTDLNPDNFTYAFAVAACDNENHLMLLHAHSVIDGYCGNVFVGSALVDLYCKFSRVGFARKVFDGMPERDTVLWNTMINGLVKNCCFEDSIQVFKEMVTQGMKMDSSTVCAVLPAAAELQEMRVGMGIQCLALKYGFQFYDYVLTGLMSLYSKCGDVSTARLLFGMIGKRDLIAYNAMISGFTSNGETECSVKLFKELLVSGEKVSSSTIVGLIPLHSPFGHLHLACSIHGFCVKSGIILNPTVSTAFTAIYNKLNEIDLARRLFDESAEKTVVAWNAMISGYTQNGLTETAISLFQEMMKTEFTPNAVTITTILSACAQLGSLSFGKWVHQLIKSKNLEPNIYVSTALIDMYAKCGNISEARQLFDSMSEKNTVTWNTIIFGYGLHGYGHEALKLFNEMLHLEFNPSAVTFLSVLYACSHAGLVGEGEEVFHTMVDKYRIEPLTEHYACMVDILGRSGQLEKALGFIKEMPVEPGPAVWGTLLGACMIHKDMNIARLASERLFELDPGSVGYYVLLSNIYSVERNFPKAASIRQVVKKRKLAKSPGCTLIEVNGTPHVFVSGDRSHSHTTDIYAKLEKLTSKMREMGYKSETAPALHDVEEEEKELAFNVHSEKLAIAFGLITTEPGTEIRIIKNLRVCLDCHTATKFISKITERLIVVRDANRFHHFKDGICSCGDYW